A window of Aliarcobacter trophiarum LMG 25534 contains these coding sequences:
- a CDS encoding pyrroline-5-carboxylate reductase, giving the protein MKLTLIGNGIMAQSLAIGLVKEHEVEMIGRELNKLKLIQEKIPELQIKELSDKEDINGKNIIFCVKPYALESVSIRLTGTANVLISILAGTKLDYLKKQISAKHYTRTMPNIAASVQNSMTTATGDIEAKDLTLEAFGAIGEAIWVNNENQLDIASAITGSGPAFLALVAESIADGAVKVGLERHLAQHLVQGLFSGTASLLRHSHSAIIKDSVMSPGGTTAAGYAKLEEGRVRDAFIKAIEGSFNKSKNIAEK; this is encoded by the coding sequence ATGAAACTAACACTTATTGGAAATGGTATTATGGCTCAATCTTTAGCTATTGGTTTAGTAAAAGAGCATGAAGTTGAGATGATAGGAAGAGAATTAAATAAATTAAAATTAATTCAAGAGAAGATTCCTGAACTACAAATAAAAGAGTTAAGCGATAAAGAGGATATTAATGGGAAAAATATAATTTTTTGTGTAAAGCCCTATGCACTAGAAAGTGTCTCTATAAGATTAACAGGAACTGCAAATGTTTTAATATCTATCTTAGCAGGTACTAAACTTGACTATTTAAAAAAACAAATTAGTGCAAAACACTATACAAGAACTATGCCAAATATTGCTGCAAGTGTTCAAAATTCAATGACAACTGCAACAGGAGATATTGAAGCAAAAGATTTAACACTTGAAGCTTTTGGTGCTATTGGTGAAGCTATTTGGGTAAATAATGAAAATCAACTAGATATTGCAAGTGCAATAACAGGTTCAGGACCTGCATTTTTGGCTTTAGTTGCCGAATCAATTGCTGATGGTGCTGTTAAAGTTGGACTTGAAAGACATTTAGCTCAACATTTAGTTCAAGGTCTTTTTAGTGGAACTGCTTCTTTACTAAGACACTCTCACTCAGCTATTATAAAAGATAGTGTAATGAGTCCTGGAGGAACAACAGCTGCTGGATATGCAAAACTTGAAGAGGGAAGAGTAAGAGATGCTTTTATCAAAGCTATTGAAGGCTCATTTAATAAATCAAAGAATATTGCTGAAAAGTAG
- a CDS encoding outer membrane protein assembly factor BamD, translating to MLKNLKIKNLLLIFTAAIVFTACASKGEQEYNKPALYWYNKMMTQIGMNDLDEADDTFTSLESEHRNSPYIPTAMLILVNAHMADEQYTLANFYLDEYIKRFSLSKDIDYARYMKIKANFMGFKQQFRDQQLIDDTLSHIIDFKYKYPNSPYMPLVDTMNARLFMAKASMDKEIASLYERKDKPKAAEFYMDKAKNSWVDPNEIKPVEVPFYRSIFE from the coding sequence ATGTTAAAAAACCTAAAAATCAAAAACCTTTTACTGATTTTTACAGCAGCTATTGTATTTACTGCTTGTGCATCTAAAGGTGAGCAAGAGTATAACAAACCAGCACTTTATTGGTACAATAAGATGATGACACAAATAGGAATGAATGATTTAGATGAAGCGGATGATACTTTTACATCGCTTGAAAGTGAGCATAGAAACTCACCATATATTCCAACAGCTATGCTTATACTTGTAAATGCACATATGGCGGATGAACAGTACACTTTAGCAAATTTTTATTTAGATGAATATATAAAAAGATTTAGTTTGAGTAAAGATATTGATTATGCAAGATATATGAAAATTAAAGCAAATTTTATGGGGTTTAAACAACAATTTAGAGATCAACAACTAATAGATGATACACTATCACATATTATAGATTTTAAATATAAATATCCAAACTCACCATATATGCCACTTGTTGATACTATGAATGCAAGATTGTTTATGGCAAAAGCATCTATGGATAAAGAGATAGCATCTTTATATGAGAGAAAAGATAAACCAAAAGCAGCAGAGTTTTATATGGATAAAGCAAAAAATTCTTGGGTAGATCCAAATGAGATAAAGCCTGTAGAAGTACCATTTTATAGGTCAATTTTTGAATAA
- the lon gene encoding endopeptidase La, whose product MQLENYGNFPQTIPLVIEDEIFLYPFMITPLFLENKENIEAVENAIEFNRLVMIAVSKSGKEGSRDKDSFYDVGVVGNVMRKITLPDGKVKVLFQGVSKAKIIDFVPSSNIFATVDILAEETKNDIELKSLINILIDNIKKLSRLNNKFPADLIKAIEENDMPSRVADLVSSVLKIKKDEAYKIFSNTNLEQRVIGIIEIVKNEIESYKIQKEITQKVNSKIEKSHKDYFLKEQIKAIQKELGADNQKEEEIKLFKKRLKAKKCFMGQEAYKETKRQVEKLSRMNPDSPDASLLQTYVEMVLDIPFGEFANVKFSVSSVEKQLNKDHYSLEKAKERIAEYFAVKQLLEQRNIEDLKSKGTVLCFVGPPGVGKTSLANSIAKALARPLVRVALGGMEDVNELRGHRRTYVGAMPGRLIKGLIDAKKMNPVIVLDEIDKLGSNHRGDPSAVMLEILDPEQNHEFRDLYLNFPVDLSQVIFVSTANDIRKIPAPLKDRMEFIELNSYTPNEKYHIAKDYLIPQELEKHGLKKDEVSISKATIELIISKYTREAGVRNLRRVFSKLFRKVVKKILENETITKVTIGIKDLKEYLDNPIFEIEPADKIDVVGVSNGLAWTAVGGDILKIEAIKLKGKGDLKVTGNLGDVMKESSTISYSVVKYLIDNKILKIDEKDIPKTFKEKDEKELVDCSEIYKRYDIHLHIPEGATPKDGPSAGITMALALASVLSNRKIKSDIAMTGELTLSGKVLPIGGLKEKLIAAYKAKIKKVLIPKKNYERDLEEIPQEVKNSLEIKFVEKIEDVLKEALI is encoded by the coding sequence ATGCAATTAGAAAATTATGGTAATTTTCCACAAACAATACCATTAGTTATAGAAGATGAGATTTTTTTATATCCATTTATGATTACACCTTTGTTTTTAGAAAATAAAGAGAATATTGAGGCAGTTGAAAATGCAATAGAGTTTAATAGGCTTGTAATGATAGCAGTTTCAAAATCAGGAAAAGAGGGCAGTCGAGATAAAGATAGTTTCTATGATGTTGGAGTTGTTGGAAATGTTATGCGAAAAATTACTCTACCAGATGGTAAAGTAAAAGTTCTTTTTCAAGGTGTTTCAAAAGCAAAAATTATAGATTTTGTTCCTAGTTCTAATATATTTGCTACAGTTGATATTCTTGCTGAAGAGACAAAAAATGATATTGAACTGAAATCATTAATAAATATTTTGATTGATAATATTAAAAAATTATCAAGACTAAATAATAAATTTCCAGCTGATTTAATAAAAGCAATTGAAGAGAATGATATGCCAAGTAGAGTTGCTGATTTGGTATCTTCTGTTTTAAAAATCAAAAAAGATGAAGCCTACAAGATTTTTTCAAATACAAATTTGGAACAAAGAGTTATAGGAATTATTGAAATTGTAAAAAATGAGATAGAGTCATATAAAATACAAAAAGAGATAACTCAAAAAGTAAATTCAAAAATAGAAAAAAGCCATAAGGATTACTTTTTAAAAGAACAAATAAAAGCTATTCAAAAAGAGTTAGGAGCGGATAATCAAAAAGAAGAAGAGATAAAACTTTTTAAAAAGAGATTAAAAGCTAAAAAATGCTTTATGGGTCAAGAGGCATATAAAGAGACTAAAAGGCAAGTTGAAAAATTAAGTAGAATGAATCCAGATTCGCCAGATGCTTCACTTCTTCAAACTTATGTGGAGATGGTTTTAGATATTCCTTTTGGAGAGTTTGCAAATGTTAAATTTTCAGTTTCTAGTGTTGAAAAACAGTTAAATAAAGATCATTACTCTTTAGAAAAAGCAAAAGAGAGAATAGCAGAGTATTTTGCAGTAAAACAGTTGTTAGAACAAAGAAATATTGAAGATTTAAAATCAAAAGGTACCGTTCTTTGTTTTGTAGGACCTCCTGGTGTTGGTAAAACTTCACTAGCAAACTCTATAGCAAAAGCTCTTGCTAGACCACTAGTAAGAGTTGCTTTGGGTGGAATGGAAGATGTAAATGAATTAAGAGGGCATAGAAGAACTTATGTTGGTGCAATGCCTGGAAGATTAATTAAAGGTTTGATTGATGCAAAAAAAATGAACCCAGTTATTGTTCTTGATGAGATTGATAAGCTAGGAAGTAATCACAGAGGTGATCCATCTGCTGTAATGTTAGAAATCTTAGATCCTGAGCAAAATCATGAGTTTAGAGATTTATATCTTAATTTTCCAGTTGATTTATCACAAGTTATTTTTGTATCAACTGCAAATGATATTAGAAAAATTCCAGCTCCACTTAAAGATAGAATGGAGTTTATAGAGTTGAACTCTTATACTCCAAATGAAAAATATCATATTGCAAAAGATTATTTAATCCCTCAAGAGCTAGAAAAACATGGACTTAAAAAAGATGAGGTGAGTATAAGTAAAGCAACTATTGAGCTAATAATTTCAAAATATACAAGAGAAGCAGGGGTTAGAAACTTAAGAAGAGTATTTTCAAAACTATTTAGAAAAGTTGTAAAAAAGATACTAGAAAATGAGACTATAACAAAAGTAACAATAGGAATAAAAGATTTAAAAGAGTATTTAGATAATCCAATTTTTGAGATAGAACCAGCTGATAAAATAGATGTTGTAGGTGTTTCAAATGGACTGGCTTGGACAGCAGTTGGTGGAGATATTTTAAAGATTGAAGCTATTAAACTAAAAGGAAAAGGTGACTTAAAAGTAACTGGAAATTTAGGTGATGTAATGAAAGAGAGTTCAACTATCTCTTATTCAGTTGTAAAATACCTAATAGATAACAAAATTCTAAAAATAGATGAAAAAGATATACCAAAAACTTTTAAAGAGAAAGATGAAAAAGAGTTAGTAGATTGTAGTGAGATTTATAAAAGATATGATATTCACTTACATATTCCAGAAGGTGCAACTCCAAAAGATGGACCTAGTGCTGGAATAACTATGGCTTTAGCTTTAGCTTCAGTTTTAAGTAATAGAAAAATAAAATCTGATATTGCAATGACTGGTGAGCTTACTTTAAGTGGAAAAGTTCTTCCAATTGGTGGTTTAAAAGAGAAATTAATTGCTGCATATAAAGCAAAAATTAAAAAAGTTTTAATCCCTAAAAAGAATTATGAGAGAGATTTAGAAGAGATTCCTCAAGAGGTAAAAAACTCTTTAGAGATTAAATTTGTAGAAAAAATTGAAGATGTACTAAAAGAGGCTTTAATCTAA
- a CDS encoding rhomboid family intramembrane serine protease, translating to MLKFSKKDFTATNILIFVTVLAYIFQINIKSGSIFMGLNLYFLIGGFYWQPLSSMFSHGGIAHLGMNMFVLWQFGNMLERFIGSKRFVALYLITGILTSLLSFLYIFYVDIQVNLVGASGAICAILGFYAYFVKEERKAIITWILLISVAPLLIGLPIAWYAHFIGLIVGFIYAIIFKALKIR from the coding sequence ATGTTAAAGTTCTCTAAAAAGGATTTTACAGCTACAAATATTTTAATATTTGTAACTGTTTTAGCCTATATTTTTCAGATAAATATCAAAAGTGGCTCTATTTTTATGGGCTTAAATCTTTATTTCTTAATTGGTGGGTTTTATTGGCAACCACTTAGTTCTATGTTTTCACATGGTGGAATAGCTCATCTTGGGATGAATATGTTTGTTTTATGGCAATTTGGAAATATGCTAGAGAGATTTATAGGTTCTAAAAGATTTGTTGCTTTATATCTTATTACTGGAATTTTAACCTCTTTATTGTCCTTTTTATATATATTTTATGTTGATATTCAAGTAAATTTAGTTGGTGCTAGTGGAGCTATTTGTGCAATTTTAGGATTTTATGCTTATTTTGTAAAAGAAGAGAGAAAAGCAATTATTACTTGGATTTTATTAATCTCTGTAGCACCTCTTTTAATAGGTCTTCCAATTGCTTGGTATGCTCATTTTATAGGATTAATTGTAGGATTTATATATGCTATCATATTTAAGGCACTTAAAATAAGATAA
- a CDS encoding YceI family protein, whose protein sequence is MKKKILLSVLAFGLASSLNAYELNGDLGVKWTGFKLASKVGVSGTFNTINLDIKKSESLTEFLKSAKVKIDTKSFESNDAGRNNSIVSTLFSLASSKTIEGTILSVDETKKSLVLNLVMNETTKPITMSYEINDGKVVAKGVIDILDFNMKSSYEAFSKVCSALHENVSYSDVNIEFTLPFK, encoded by the coding sequence ATGAAAAAGAAAATTTTGTTGTCAGTCCTAGCTTTTGGTTTAGCTTCGAGCTTAAATGCTTATGAGTTAAATGGAGATTTAGGTGTAAAGTGGACTGGGTTTAAACTTGCTTCAAAAGTTGGTGTTTCTGGAACATTTAATACTATAAATTTAGATATTAAAAAATCAGAAAGCTTAACAGAGTTTTTAAAGAGTGCTAAAGTAAAAATTGATACAAAATCTTTTGAATCAAATGATGCTGGAAGAAATAATAGCATTGTCTCAACACTATTCTCTCTAGCAAGTTCAAAAACTATAGAGGGGACAATCTTAAGTGTAGATGAAACAAAAAAGAGTTTAGTTTTAAATTTAGTTATGAATGAAACTACAAAACCTATCACAATGAGTTATGAGATAAATGATGGTAAAGTTGTAGCAAAAGGTGTAATTGATATCTTAGATTTCAATATGAAAAGCTCATATGAAGCATTTTCAAAAGTATGTTCTGCATTACACGAAAATGTATCTTATTCAGATGTAAATATTGAGTTTACACTACCTTTTAAATAA
- a CDS encoding DMT family transporter — protein MKFIHSNLKLFSLIFIVLVFFALNSVLTRMAIATENIDAFSFTFLRILAAMLMLFIIFFYKNKNLKIGLRTNYLGGLMFFSYAIFFTYSYLNMAAGIGTLILFAVVQLSMIIFALFLGEKLNFSKIVGIFIAFSGLFYLLYPKDDFTISYFHTFLMILSGISWAIYSFLGKKSKNALLNSTDSFFKAFIITFICAIFYLIFFPNSFKIDLYTTTLAIISGAITTAFGASLWYFIMGKIELITASIVQLLVPVIAIFLSVIFLNEALTFELISSTFIILFGIFIALYKKRKN, from the coding sequence ATGAAATTTATCCATTCTAATTTAAAGCTTTTTTCTTTGATTTTTATTGTTTTAGTTTTCTTTGCTTTAAACTCTGTTTTGACAAGAATGGCTATAGCTACAGAAAACATAGATGCTTTTTCATTTACTTTTTTACGAATTTTGGCTGCTATGCTTATGCTTTTTATTATATTCTTTTATAAAAATAAAAATCTAAAAATAGGTCTAAGAACAAACTATTTAGGTGGTTTAATGTTCTTCTCTTATGCAATATTTTTTACATATTCATATTTAAATATGGCTGCTGGAATTGGAACTTTAATTTTATTTGCAGTTGTTCAGCTAAGTATGATAATTTTTGCACTATTTTTAGGTGAAAAATTAAATTTTAGTAAAATTGTGGGAATTTTTATAGCTTTTTCTGGTTTATTCTATCTTCTATATCCAAAAGATGATTTTACTATCTCATATTTTCATACTTTTTTGATGATTCTATCTGGTATTTCGTGGGCTATATATAGTTTTCTTGGTAAAAAATCAAAGAATGCTCTTTTAAACTCAACAGATAGTTTTTTTAAAGCCTTTATTATCACTTTTATTTGTGCTATTTTTTATCTAATATTTTTCCCAAATAGCTTTAAAATAGATTTATATACTACAACTTTGGCTATTATTTCAGGAGCTATTACAACTGCATTTGGAGCTAGTTTATGGTATTTTATTATGGGTAAAATTGAGCTAATAACTGCAAGTATCGTACAGCTTTTGGTTCCTGTTATTGCTATTTTTTTAAGTGTTATATTTTTAAATGAAGCTCTTACTTTTGAACTTATTTCTTCTACTTTTATAATCTTATTTGGAATTTTTATAGCTTTATATAAAAAGAGAAAAAATTAA
- a CDS encoding AEC family transporter yields MSIFFTLLAKIIPLYFSVFLGFISTYLLKCDKETIAKILLYILAPLIVFNATISVKLDLQVLFLPISFFIFSTILAFVLLFLFKKIYSDNTANLLAFSTSTGNTGNIGIPLAILFLEPKLVDIFIFSILASILYQNSIGYYITAKGNFSAKESIKKVLKLPVIYAFILGIILNLNGIKIPDMLFSYSEFLKGAYAILGMMLIGMGMEKFRSSNSFDIKFISFTLIIKFILWPLATLIFIYFDKNFIHFLNNDFYMIMFLFSIVPLAGNTVTVATILNVKPEKMSMAVFVSTIVSLFYIPLVLYLYMN; encoded by the coding sequence GTGTCAATATTTTTTACTCTTTTAGCAAAAATCATACCTCTTTATTTTAGTGTTTTTTTAGGTTTTATAAGTACTTATTTACTTAAATGTGATAAAGAGACGATTGCAAAGATTTTATTATATATTTTAGCCCCTTTAATTGTTTTCAATGCAACAATTAGCGTAAAACTTGACTTACAAGTACTGTTTTTGCCTATATCATTTTTTATTTTTAGTACAATCTTAGCCTTTGTTCTTCTTTTCTTATTTAAAAAGATATATAGTGATAACACTGCAAATTTACTAGCTTTTAGTACATCTACTGGAAATACTGGGAATATTGGAATTCCTTTAGCTATTTTGTTTTTAGAACCAAAACTTGTAGATATCTTTATTTTTTCAATTTTAGCTTCTATTTTATATCAAAACTCTATTGGTTACTATATAACTGCAAAAGGAAATTTCAGTGCAAAAGAGAGTATAAAAAAGGTTTTGAAACTCCCTGTTATTTATGCTTTTATTTTAGGAATTATTTTAAACTTAAATGGTATAAAAATCCCTGATATGCTATTTTCATATAGTGAGTTTCTAAAAGGAGCTTATGCAATTTTAGGGATGATGTTAATTGGAATGGGAATGGAAAAGTTTCGTAGTTCAAACTCTTTTGATATAAAGTTTATCTCTTTTACTTTAATTATAAAATTCATCCTTTGGCCTCTTGCTACACTTATTTTTATCTATTTTGACAAAAATTTTATTCATTTTTTAAATAATGATTTTTATATGATTATGTTTTTATTTAGTATTGTTCCACTTGCTGGAAACACTGTAACAGTTGCAACTATTTTAAATGTAAAACCTGAAAAAATGTCTATGGCAGTTTTTGTTTCTACTATAGTTTCTCTATTTTATATCCCTCTAGTTTTATATCTTTATATGAATTAA